One Brassica napus cultivar Da-Ae chromosome A1, Da-Ae, whole genome shotgun sequence genomic region harbors:
- the LOC106414545 gene encoding hybrid signal transduction histidine kinase M-like produces MKKGDCCCFHKDDVFFLSPPLYYNLISFFPDHHHHHHHHHHHHHHHSLSLLEPRSSVLISIMATGNRGRQLPKFGEWDASSPGAAQGFTVIFNNARDDKKTKKTAVAGPESLVTPPINNESHQKNHNHHNHQNKNHHNKRNSHIPREKKKWLCFR; encoded by the exons ATGAAAAAAGGAGATTGTTGCTGTTTTCACAAGGACGACGTGTTCTtcctctctcctcctctatATTACAACCTCATTTCCTTTTTcccagatcatcatcatcatcatcatcatcatcaccatcatcatcatcatcattcccTGTCTCTGCTAGAACCGAGATCATCTGTTCTAATATCGATAATGGCAACG GGAAATAGAGGAAGACAACTGCCAAAGTTTGGGGAATGGGACGCGAGTAGTCCAGGCGCCGCCCAAGGATTCACCGTCATTTTCAACAACGCTCGTGACGACAAGAAGACCAAGAAAACAGCTGTTGCAGGACCTGAGAGTCTGGTTACACCTCCGATAAACAATGAGTCTCATCAGAAAAACCACAACCATCATAACCATCAGAACAAAAACCATCATAATAAACGTAATTCCCATATCCCACGAGAAAAG AAGAAATGGCTTTGCTTCCGTTAA